The genomic window CAAAGCACCCATTGCCAACAGTATTGACGCAGTGAGTGATAGAGATTTTGTCGCAGAGGCCTTGTTTACTATCGCGATGGTCGGACTTCATCTTTCACGTATGGGAGAGGAGTGGTGTTTGTGGACCTCGACTGAATTTGGATGGGCCAAACTTGATGATGCGTACGCGACTGGCTCATCCATAATGCCGCAGAAGAAGAATCCTGATATTGCCGAACTTGCGCGCGGAAAAGCCGGAAGAGTTATTGGAAATCTCACGACAGTCTTGACCATGCTTAAGGGCCTGCCGTTCGCGTACAACCGTGATCTACAAGAAGACAAAGAGCCACTCTTTGACTCTATCGACACGATGAACCTAGTGATCCCGGCGTTCTCCGGAATGATCGCCACGACGGTTTTCAACCGGGAGAAGATGGCGATGTCAGCCTCAACTGGTTTCTCGCTGGCCACCGAAATCGCGGATTTCCTGGTACGTGCTGGCATTCCATTCGCGAGCGCCCACGAAGCAGCGGGAGAGTGCGTTCGCAAGTGCGAGTCGACTGGTCGCGAATTGCACGAGTTAACGGACAAGGAATTCACGGCGATTCATCCGGCCCTGTCAGCCGGGGTCCGAGATGTGCTCTCCGTCTCTGGGGCACTTGCTTCCCGCGTCATGTTTGGTGGCACAGCACCTGTTCAGTTAACTTCGCAAATCGCTACTCTCGAATCGCAGATCGCCCGGAGCCATAAGTGGATTACCAGCGAGATCAAGCGCTTTTCGGGCATGATGGGGCAATGAACTTACTCGATGACCTCAAGTGGCGTGGATTGTTGGCGCAGTCAACTGATGAAACTGAGTTGAAAGCGGCACTTTCCAAGCCGGTCACCTTGTACGCGGGTTTTGATCCAACTGCTCCAAGCATGCATGTCGGAAACCTTGTCATCTTGACAGTTCTCAGAAGATTTCAACTCGCCGGACACCACGCGATTGCACTTGTCGGTGGTGCGACGGGTTTGGTGGGGGATCCGAGTGGTAAGAATGAAGAGCGGACTCTCAATACAGAGGAGATAGTCGAAGAGTGGGTTTTGCGTTTTCGAGGACAGTTCTCGAAATTCTTGGATTTAGATGCATCAACGAACCCCGCACGTGTAGTAAATAACTTGGATTGGACTGCGCCACTTTCTGCGATCGATTTCTTGCGAGACATCGGGAAACATTTCAGTGTTAATCAAATGCTGGCAAAGGAATCTGTCTCTGCTCGATTAGAAGGCGGGGGAATTTCCTACACGGAATTCTCATACCAAGTCCTTCAATCACTTGATTTTCTTGAACTTTTCAGACGCCACAACTGCATCATGCAAATTGGTGGTTCTGATCAGTGGGGAAATATTGTTGCTGGTTTGGATCTCATACGTCGCGTCGAAGGCGGCAGCGGTCACGCTTTAACCATTCCGCTGCTGGCAAAAGCCGACGGCGCAAAATTTGGTAAGACGGCGGGCGGAAGTGTGTGGCTCGACTCAACGATGACATCACCATATGCGTTCTACCAATATTGGTTGAATACCGAAGACCGCGATGTCATTAAATTCCTCAAAGTATTTTCTTTTCTTTCACACGATGAAATTAATGAACTAGAAAAATCTCACAATGAGAATCCGGGTGCGCGCACCGCGCACCGCGCCTTGGCTCGCGAGCTCACGACGCTGGTTCACGGGTCACAAGATTGCGAACGAGTCGAAGCCGCCTCGCGGGCTCTCTTTGGACAGGGAGAGCTCTCAGAGCTCGACGAAGCCACGCTGGAGAGCGCCCTAGCCGAGCTCCCACACGTATTTGTGGAGTCCCGCGAAGAGATCCCGACCTGGGTGGACCTGGTGGCGGCATCCGGGGTGGTGGATTCCAAGTCGGCGGCTCGTCGGGTGGTCAAAGAGGGTGGCGCATATCTCAATAACGCGAAAATCGCCGGCGAGGAGTTCGCGCCCGCGGAAAAAGACTTCTTTTTCGGCCGTTTTGCCATCCTGAGAAAAGGCAAGCGAGACCTCATTGCGGTGGAGATTTCGAAAAAAGCCTTATAAATCAAGGTTTTGGCAGGCGCCCATTCGCGGTTCGATCTCGATTTGACCCTGGGCTGAGCGCGACATATAGTTACGCTCCTTGCAGTGCACCGGACGATTTAAGGCCGGACAGCAAGGACTTCCTTCAAATTCGAAGTGAGTGGTTTGCGTGCGGTTTGACCGCACAAGCGCCTCTGGACTAGATTTGTAGGTCTGCCCTGAAAATGAAGAGAGATCTTCGGAAGCAGTGCGCATCCGTACCTTGAGAACTCAACAGCGTGCCATAAGTCAATGCCAATGTGGCTCCTCTTGCCATGTCTGAAAACTTTCGGGTTTTGAGCGTGAAAGAGTGAGACCACGAAGTAATACCTCAATGAGGTATGGCACTAGCTTTCCAGCTTTGCTGGAGAGCAAAAAGCTATACCCGTTGATTTCCTTTGGTAAAGACAAAAAAATAACGTCAGTTATTAATAGTCTGTACGCCAGATAAAAACTTTCTATGGAGAGTTTGATCCTGGCTCAGGACGAACGCTGGCGGCGTGCTTAACACATGCAAGTCGAGCGATGAGATCCCTTCGGGGATGGATTAGCGGCGAACGGGTGAGGAACACGTGAGGAATCTGCCTTCTACTCTGGGATAACTCCGGGAAACCGGGGCTAATACCGGATATGAAACTTGGTGGCATCACCGAGTTTGGAAAGTTTTTCGGTAGAAGATGACCTCGCGGCCTATCAGCTTGTTGGTGAGGTAATGGCTCACCAAGGCGACGACGGGTAGCCGGCCTGAGAGGGCGACCGGCCACACTGGGACTGAGACACGGCCCAGACTCCTACGGGAGGCAGCAGTGGGGAATATTGGGCAATGGAGGAAACTCTGACCCAGCGACGCCGCGTGCGGGATGAAGGCCTTCGGGTTGTAAACCGCTTTCAGCAGGGAAGAAGCGAAAGTGACGGTACCTGCAGAAGAAGCACCGGCTAACTATGTGCCAGCAGCCGCGGTAATACATAGGGTGCAAGCGTTGTCCGGAATTATTGGGCGTAAAGAGCTCGTAGGTGGTTCGTTACGTCGGATGTGAAAATCTGGGGCTCAACCCCAGACCTGCATTCGATACGGGCGAACTAGAGTGTGGTAGGGGAGACTGGAATTCCTGGTGTAGCGGTGGAATGCGCAGATATCAGGAGGAACACCAATGGCGAA from Syntrophales bacterium includes these protein-coding regions:
- the argH gene encoding argininosuccinate lyase — encoded protein: MALWGARFSHGPADAVFALSRSIEFDWRLAPYDLRSSLAHLQGLEDGGLLNTKDAGLIRNALKELQGDVESGAFVPIDTDEDVHSALERGLTKKLGELGGALRAGRSRNDQVATDLRLYAIDHMLNVAGLVSDLQSTILNIAKEYADAPAPGFTHFQHAQPVIFGHELAKHAHALGRDVDRIHDWYERTSFSPLGAGALAGSSLPISPEASALNLGFKAPIANSIDAVSDRDFVAEALFTIAMVGLHLSRMGEEWCLWTSTEFGWAKLDDAYATGSSIMPQKKNPDIAELARGKAGRVIGNLTTVLTMLKGLPFAYNRDLQEDKEPLFDSIDTMNLVIPAFSGMIATTVFNREKMAMSASTGFSLATEIADFLVRAGIPFASAHEAAGECVRKCESTGRELHELTDKEFTAIHPALSAGVRDVLSVSGALASRVMFGGTAPVQLTSQIATLESQIARSHKWITSEIKRFSGMMGQ
- the tyrS gene encoding tyrosine--tRNA ligase produces the protein MNLLDDLKWRGLLAQSTDETELKAALSKPVTLYAGFDPTAPSMHVGNLVILTVLRRFQLAGHHAIALVGGATGLVGDPSGKNEERTLNTEEIVEEWVLRFRGQFSKFLDLDASTNPARVVNNLDWTAPLSAIDFLRDIGKHFSVNQMLAKESVSARLEGGGISYTEFSYQVLQSLDFLELFRRHNCIMQIGGSDQWGNIVAGLDLIRRVEGGSGHALTIPLLAKADGAKFGKTAGGSVWLDSTMTSPYAFYQYWLNTEDRDVIKFLKVFSFLSHDEINELEKSHNENPGARTAHRALARELTTLVHGSQDCERVEAASRALFGQGELSELDEATLESALAELPHVFVESREEIPTWVDLVAASGVVDSKSAARRVVKEGGAYLNNAKIAGEEFAPAEKDFFFGRFAILRKGKRDLIAVEISKKAL